From Suncus etruscus isolate mSunEtr1 chromosome 6, mSunEtr1.pri.cur, whole genome shotgun sequence, one genomic window encodes:
- the PDIK1L gene encoding serine/threonine-protein kinase PDIK1L, with translation MVSSQPKYDLIREVGRGSYGVVYEAVIRKTSARVAVKKIRCHAPENVELALREFWALSSIKSQHPNVIHLEECILQKDGMVQKMSHGSNSSLYLQLVETSLKGEIAFDPRSAYYLWFVMDFCDGGDMNEYLLSRKPSRKTNTSFMLQLSSALAFLHKNQIIHRDLKPDNILISQSRLDTSDLEPTLKVADFGLSKVCSASGQNPEEPVSVNKCFLSTACGTDFYMAPEVWEGHYTAKADIFALGIIIWAMLERITFIDTETKKELLGSYVKQGTEIVPVGEALLENPKMELLIPVKKKTMNGRMKQLIKEMLAANPQDRPDAFELELRLVQIAFKDSSWET, from the exons ATGGTGAGTAGCCAGCCAAAGTACGATCTAATACGGGAGGTAGGTCGAGGTAGTTACGGTGTTGTGTATGAAGCAGTAATCAGAAAGACCTCTGCAAGGGTGGCTGTGAAGAAAATTCGATGCCATGCACCTGAAAATGTTGAACTAGCCCTGCGTGAGTTCTGGGCACTAAGCAGTATCAAGAGCCAACATCCAAATGTGATACACTTGGAAGAATGCATCCTGCAAAAAGATGGGATGGTGCAGAAGATGTCTCACGGCTCTAATTCTTCTCTTTATTTACAG CTTGTAGAGACTTCATTAAAAGGAGAGATTGCCTTTGATCCCAGAAGCGCCTATTACTTGTGGTTTGTGATGGATTTTTGTGATGGAGGAGATATGAATGAGTATCTGTTGTCCAGGAAACCCAGTCGTAAAACTAATACCAGCTTTATGCTTCAGCTGAGCAGTGCCCTGGCTTTCTTACATAAAAACCAGATCATTCATCGAGATCTAAAGCCTGATAACATCCTGATTTCGCAAAGCCGGTTAGATACCAGTGACTTGGAACCCACACTAAAGGTGGCTGATTTTGGTCTAAGTAAAGTTTGTTCAGCCTCTGGGCAGAACCCAGAAGAACCTGTCAGTGTAAACAAGTGTTTCCTTTCCACAGCATGTGGCACAGATTTCTACATGGCTCCTGAAGTATGGGAGGGACATTACACAGCAAAGGCTGACATCTTTGCTCTGGGGATTATCATTTGGGCGATGCTGGAAAGAATAACTTTCATAGACACTgagacaaaaaaagaactcttgGGGAGTTATGTAAAGCAAGGAACTGAGATTGTGCCTGTTGGGGAGGCACTTCTGGAAAATCCCAAAATGGAACTTCTCATTCCTGTGAAGAAAAAGACTATGAATGGGCGAATGAAACAGCTGATTAAGGAAATGTTGGCTGCAAACCCTCAGGATCGTCCAGATGCTTTTGAACTAGAACTCAGATTAGTACAAATTGCATTTAAAG
- the LOC126011374 gene encoding LOW QUALITY PROTEIN: small nuclear ribonucleoprotein G-like (The sequence of the model RefSeq protein was modified relative to this genomic sequence to represent the inferred CDS: substituted 1 base at 1 genomic stop codon), whose product MSKAHPPELKKFMDKKLSLKLNGGRHVQGILXGFDPFMNLVIDECVEMATSGQQNNIRMVVIRGNSIIMLEALERV is encoded by the coding sequence ATGAGCAAGGCTCACCCCCCGGAGCTGAAGAAATTTATGGACAAGAAGTTATCATTGAAATTGAATGGTGGCAGACATGTCCAAGGAATACTGTGAGGATTTGATCCCTTTATGAATCTTGTGATAGATGAATGTGTGGAGATGGCAACAAGTGGACAACAGAATAATATTAGAATGGTGGTAATACGGGGAAATAGTATCATCATGTTAGAAGCCTTGGAACGAGTATAG